In Thermococcus sp. 21S7, one DNA window encodes the following:
- a CDS encoding type I restriction-modification system subunit M, whose protein sequence is MDRQALANRIEHIYEIMRAEGLSLLDYVEQLSWMLFLKVLSDREEERKLEAELRGEKYRPVIKEEYLFHNWPKRFGVDNLKKVKDAQKFYNFVANELWPYLSSLGGSDELNKIGEIFSSISLKIRDPHNLLEIFQNIEDISIDGEDSHIMSQLYEETLMLMGREGGAAGEYYTPRPIVRFMVKVVDPKIGETVFDPFCGSGGFLVEAYRHMYPQAKTAEDLRKLDEAFYGQELKPPAYLIANMNTLLHGVNAKLVKTDTFSEDIRNPGKLYDVILTNPPFGGKVTKANQENLPIKTSKTELAALQYVMRKVKPGGRVGIVLPDGVLSNVTKSYVKVRKELVEKNNVFAIVSLPQGVFANISPKGGTGPKASLLFFERGKPTKEIWYYELVPPNGKNYTRANPVKDEDLSDALEKFEAWKKYLETGDEEWKKKAISENSWVVSIEDIKENDYDLSAKNPNRKLTVEYPAPEEIIASLEEKERKIAELLGEIKSILGEKP, encoded by the coding sequence ATGGACAGGCAGGCTTTGGCGAACAGGATTGAGCACATCTATGAAATTATGAGGGCGGAGGGCCTCTCGCTCCTTGATTACGTTGAACAGCTCTCATGGATGCTCTTCCTCAAGGTTCTGAGCGATAGAGAGGAGGAGAGAAAGCTTGAGGCCGAACTCAGGGGGGAGAAATACAGGCCGGTGATAAAGGAGGAATACCTCTTCCACAACTGGCCGAAGCGCTTCGGCGTTGACAACCTCAAGAAGGTAAAAGACGCCCAGAAGTTTTACAACTTTGTGGCCAACGAGCTGTGGCCGTATTTGAGCTCCCTCGGCGGAAGCGACGAGCTGAACAAGATAGGCGAGATATTCTCCAGCATCTCCCTCAAAATCCGCGACCCGCACAACCTGCTTGAGATATTCCAGAACATCGAGGACATAAGCATAGACGGGGAGGACAGCCACATAATGTCCCAGCTCTACGAGGAAACGCTTATGCTGATGGGTCGCGAGGGCGGGGCGGCTGGAGAGTACTACACGCCGAGGCCCATCGTCAGGTTCATGGTGAAGGTCGTTGACCCGAAAATAGGCGAGACAGTCTTCGACCCCTTCTGCGGTTCCGGTGGCTTCCTCGTGGAGGCCTACAGGCACATGTATCCCCAGGCAAAGACTGCCGAAGACCTCAGGAAGCTCGACGAGGCGTTTTACGGGCAGGAGCTCAAGCCACCCGCTTACCTCATAGCCAACATGAACACCCTCCTCCACGGGGTCAACGCGAAGCTCGTCAAGACCGACACCTTCAGCGAGGACATACGCAATCCCGGAAAGCTCTACGACGTGATACTCACCAACCCGCCCTTCGGTGGCAAGGTTACAAAAGCCAACCAAGAGAACCTTCCAATAAAGACGAGCAAAACAGAGTTAGCCGCTCTCCAGTACGTTATGAGAAAGGTGAAGCCCGGCGGGAGGGTCGGCATAGTTCTTCCAGATGGCGTTCTCTCAAACGTTACCAAGTCCTACGTGAAGGTAAGGAAAGAGCTCGTCGAGAAGAACAACGTTTTCGCGATAGTGAGCCTTCCCCAGGGAGTCTTCGCCAACATCTCACCCAAGGGCGGAACCGGGCCGAAGGCGAGCCTGCTCTTCTTCGAGCGCGGAAAGCCGACGAAGGAAATCTGGTATTACGAGCTCGTTCCTCCGAACGGGAAGAACTACACGAGGGCGAACCCGGTTAAGGACGAAGACCTCAGTGATGCTCTCGAAAAGTTCGAGGCCTGGAAGAAATATCTCGAAACCGGCGACGAGGAGTGGAAGAAGAAGGCCATCTCGGAGAACTCGTGGGTCGTGAGCATCGAGGATATCAAGGAGAACGACTACGACCTGAGCGCGAAGAACCCGAACAGGAAGCTAACGGTAGAGTATCCCGCTCCCGAAGAGATTATCGCGAGCCTTGAGGAGAAGGAAAGGAAGATAGCGGAGCTGCTGGGCGAGATTAAATCCATCCTCGGTGAGAAGCCATGA
- a CDS encoding restriction endonuclease subunit S, producing the protein MRERPLTEFISEKGTKEKKKPEKPKGLKGPWELPEGWRWVRLGNLLKEPVQNGYSPQPAENPTGVWILSLSALSTIEIEDDTPHLKPAPLENKIREFFLQSGDILVSRANTKELVGLSSIYTGNQRDVIFPDLMMRIRVNEEVVDKKFLVYWLRSPYSRQYFASNAKGTSQSMAKINQRTLIKTPVPLPSLSKQKRIVAKLDELNKRIEEAKRLAREAREEAERLMASALHEVFSKAEERGWEWVKIKDIATDTERVNPTKTPNLEFWYIDIASIDNATYQISKPKLLKGKEAPSRARKLVKAGDVIFATTRPYLKNVAIVPDWLDNQVCSTGFAVLRANPEKTIPQWMFYYLVSDFAIEKIKPMMRGANYPAITDRDLFNLKIPLPPLEEQKRIVAYLDSIHEHAQRLVQLYEEREKELKKLFPAVLDRAFRGEL; encoded by the coding sequence ATGAGGGAGAGACCGCTTACCGAGTTCATTTCGGAGAAGGGCACGAAGGAGAAGAAAAAGCCCGAAAAGCCGAAGGGGCTTAAGGGCCCGTGGGAGTTGCCCGAAGGGTGGAGATGGGTGAGGCTTGGGAATTTGCTAAAGGAGCCTGTTCAGAATGGGTATTCTCCTCAGCCTGCCGAGAATCCTACGGGTGTATGGATTCTTTCTTTGAGTGCTCTATCTACAATAGAGATTGAAGACGATACCCCCCATCTTAAACCTGCCCCACTTGAGAATAAAATTAGAGAGTTCTTTTTGCAATCGGGAGATATTTTAGTCAGCCGAGCTAACACTAAAGAACTTGTGGGTCTTTCATCAATTTACACGGGAAACCAGAGAGATGTCATATTTCCCGATTTAATGATGAGAATTCGAGTTAACGAAGAAGTAGTTGATAAAAAATTCTTAGTTTACTGGCTTAGGAGCCCCTATTCTCGCCAATATTTTGCATCAAACGCAAAAGGGACTAGTCAGAGCATGGCAAAAATTAATCAACGGACACTTATAAAAACTCCTGTTCCCCTCCCCTCCCTCTCCAAACAAAAGCGCATCGTTGCGAAGCTCGACGAACTTAACAAACGCATAGAGGAAGCAAAGCGCCTCGCAAGAGAAGCGAGGGAGGAAGCGGAAAGGCTGATGGCTTCCGCCCTGCACGAGGTTTTCTCAAAGGCCGAGGAGAGAGGATGGGAGTGGGTAAAAATTAAGGACATTGCGACTGATACTGAACGTGTAAACCCGACCAAGACCCCTAATCTGGAATTCTGGTACATTGACATTGCAAGCATTGATAATGCAACGTATCAAATCTCAAAACCTAAGTTATTAAAGGGAAAAGAGGCACCGAGCAGAGCTAGAAAGCTTGTCAAAGCTGGTGATGTCATCTTTGCAACAACGAGACCATATCTTAAGAATGTTGCCATAGTTCCTGACTGGCTTGATAATCAAGTTTGTTCAACAGGATTTGCAGTTCTAAGGGCAAATCCTGAAAAAACAATTCCCCAATGGATGTTTTATTATCTGGTCTCGGATTTTGCAATTGAAAAAATAAAACCAATGATGAGGGGCGCTAACTATCCAGCCATAACCGATAGGGACCTTTTCAATTTAAAAATCCCCCTCCCGCCCCTCGAAGAACAAAAACGCATCGTTGCTTACCTCGACTCGATACACGAGCACGCCCAAAGGCTGGTACAGCTCTACGAGGAAAGGGAGAAGGAGCTTAAGAAGCTCTTCCCCGCGGTGCTTGACAGGGCGTTTAGGGGTGAGCTGTGA
- a CDS encoding DUF3800 domain-containing protein: MYCEGRLMVHIYIILDEAGDMGFSKGSSRYFVMGAIVAKAEDVKKIRRIPKKAREKLGKKKKDIPELKASKSNDKIRKFVLDELYKCQSAHVSAVYVNKANTYDYIKENSFQKAVHYNYLARVLIIESLKSYLQSIGYTSDKALTVEIFLDRYHTTKFRKKNLEEYIRKMIRDAFPYEVNVLVHQKDSQGEPLIQVADFVVNAFYRKLNGKGNLLAKFESSGRVLRFKQIY, from the coding sequence TTGTACTGCGAGGGAAGGCTCATGGTTCACATTTACATCATCCTCGACGAAGCGGGCGACATGGGCTTTTCAAAAGGCAGTAGCAGGTACTTCGTTATGGGTGCCATCGTAGCTAAAGCGGAAGACGTTAAGAAAATCCGCAGGATTCCCAAGAAGGCCAGAGAGAAACTCGGCAAGAAGAAAAAGGACATACCTGAACTTAAGGCCTCAAAGAGCAACGACAAAATAAGGAAATTCGTTCTCGATGAGCTTTATAAGTGCCAAAGCGCTCATGTCTCAGCGGTCTACGTAAACAAGGCGAACACTTACGACTACATTAAGGAGAACAGTTTCCAGAAGGCAGTTCACTACAACTATCTTGCGAGGGTTCTGATAATCGAGTCGCTAAAAAGCTACCTCCAAAGCATTGGTTACACCTCCGACAAGGCCCTAACCGTTGAGATATTCCTTGACAGGTACCACACAACAAAATTCCGGAAAAAGAACTTGGAGGAGTACATCAGGAAGATGATAAGGGACGCCTTCCCATACGAAGTTAACGTGCTCGTGCATCAGAAGGACTCCCAGGGAGAACCTCTGATTCAGGTCGCTGACTTCGTTGTCAACGCGTTTTACAGAAAGCTCAATGGAAAGGGAAACCTTCTCGCAAAGTTCGAGAGCTCAGGAAGAGTTCTCAGATTCAAGCAAATCTACTGA
- a CDS encoding CoA-binding protein, with product MVRIMPVDRLTDDDVREILTKYRKIALVGASPKPERDANNVMRYLLEHGYEVYPVNPHYSEVLGRKCYPSVLDIPDEVEIVDLFVRPEFTMEYINQAIKKGAKVVWFQFNTYNREAFKKAKEAGLTVAAHRCIKQEHARLIG from the coding sequence ATGGTCAGGATAATGCCCGTTGATAGGCTGACCGATGATGATGTTAGAGAGATTCTGACGAAGTACCGTAAGATAGCCCTCGTTGGAGCCTCCCCAAAGCCAGAGCGCGATGCGAACAACGTCATGCGCTACCTCCTCGAACACGGCTACGAAGTCTATCCAGTCAACCCCCACTATTCCGAAGTCCTCGGAAGGAAGTGCTATCCGAGCGTTCTCGATATTCCCGACGAGGTAGAGATTGTTGACCTCTTCGTTCGCCCGGAGTTCACGATGGAGTACATAAACCAGGCGATAAAGAAGGGCGCGAAGGTCGTCTGGTTCCAGTTCAACACGTACAACCGGGAAGCGTTCAAAAAGGCCAAGGAGGCTGGCCTAACCGTGGCTGCCCACCGCTGCATAAAGCAGGAGCACGCGAGGCTGATCGGCTAA
- a CDS encoding PIN domain-containing protein: MITRKAKISHEDFEFLISTLREHVMFVGEEFYAEFIPVALEITPDKDDADFIALSLKVNAPL; the protein is encoded by the coding sequence GTGATAACGAGGAAGGCGAAGATAAGTCATGAAGACTTTGAGTTCCTGATTTCTACACTGCGGGAGCACGTAATGTTTGTTGGAGAGGAGTTCTACGCCGAGTTCATCCCCGTTGCCCTGGAAATAACCCCCGACAAAGACGATGCCGATTTTATTGCGCTCTCGTTAAAGGTAAACGCCCCGCTCTGA